The Larimichthys crocea isolate SSNF chromosome XII, L_crocea_2.0, whole genome shotgun sequence region cctccttgactattttttcgctgctgtaaacaagtgaatttccccgttgtgggataaataaagtattatctaatctaatctaatctaatctaatctaatactGGGAGAATCAGACAAAaagggagacatttatataaaatacaagtgaaggaggagaggcaggacGCAGTGGAGGAGAACAAGTAATCATGGGCAGATTAAGAATGGGACACAGCAATCTGAGTTtatgacagacaaacattttgAGGTTTTTGATCTCAACTTGAGGAATTAAAAGACTATAACGGACGTGACCAGAAGGGGGCAGTAAATGCGACGACAAGGATGCCGACTGCTGTTGaaatccaaacaacaacaacgagaagaagaaggaggaggagtaatGACTTCCCGTCAGCGGTAGACCTGTGTGACATTACGGGTGAAGGAGAGACGATGTAATGCTTCACACACTCGTGAAGGAAACatggctttttcttttctccgtGCTCTGCTCCTCGTCGTCCTGACGGCTCGGGCTTCAGCAGACGgtgagtgtttgtttactttgtgtttaaagCCGGATAACCGCTGTTAGCATGCTCGCTAACTACCTGGACGTGATGCCGGCTCACCTGAGCTCGGGGTCTCTGTTTCCGTGTCTCACGTTTCGCTCGTTGTGCCGTCGTCACAGATGGACAGGTGACCTTTGTGTCGGAGCTCTCGTCCAAGCCGGCTCAGAAGCTGTCAAAGTACGGCTGGTACGGAAACGTGAGGCTGCAGAGGTTCAACATACCCGAGGACAGCGCCGTGGCTCGCTGGCTGTTCTCCGTCACCAAGGGACACAACTTCAACTGTGGACAGCACAACGTCACCATGTGAGAGCAACACCCGCCACCCccatctgtctcctctcactcatgtctcctctcactcatgtctcctctcactcatgtctcctctcactcatgtctcctctcactcatgtctcctctcactcATGTCTCCTCTATGTCTCCTCTCACTCATGTCTCCTCTATGTCTCCTCTCACCCATGTCTCCTCACTCATGTCTCCTCACTCATGTCTCCTCACTCATGTCTCCTCTATGTCTCCTCTCACTCATGTCTCCTCTATGTCTCTTCTcactcatgtctcctctcacccatgtctcctctcacccatgtctcctctcacccatgtctcctctctcccatgtctcctctctcccatGTCTCCTCTtactcatgtctcctctcacccatgtctcctctcacccatgtctcctctcactcatgtctcctctcactcatgtctcctctctcccatGTCTCCTCTCACTCATGTGTCCTCTCACTCATGTGTCCTCTcactcatgtctcctctcactcctctcaCTCAGTTTGTGTGCTGaactcttctccctctctcttgcagACACATTAGATGGGGTGCCCCTCCAGTCATAAACCCAATCGGGTCAACGTTTCCCAACTCAACCCTGTGGAgcccctgtctgtctctgatccTGCCGGTGACCTCGCACAGCTCTACAACCTTCAACCTCTCCGATCCTGCTCCGGGCGACTGGTACGTCGCTGCCCACCTGCCTGAAGATGATGGCCGCATAGAGCAGAAGGTTTGTATAGtagtcagaatcagaagtactttattaatccctgcagggaaattatttaccgcagctcccaaacggtaagtgagatagtaagaaaacaaaacatcaacaatatACACCTGTACAATATCCcgttttaacactatatacacatgtataaataacagttaacaGTAGTATACTGTTTTTGCTGTTACGGGTTCAGATTCTCTAAGAATTTTCCTCCCTGGTCTCGTCACTGGACGCAAACACTGTGCTTCTTCAAATAGCTTCTTTAGATTTATTAGATTTGACAGCAGTTATTTCATTTCTGAATGTGCAAAATTTGACAGAAACTGAATaagaatttttgtttttgcaccgAAAGGCCTGGATAAAGTGGGCCAAATGTATTCCAGATGTGCTCTGCTTGCAAATATTCCCAACCTGTTCCACCAGAGAAGGCAGATTGCCTCCGAAGTGGTCGAGCCACATTCTTACACTTTTTTTCTTGGCCTCTGTTCAGAACGCAGAATTGCGCCTGTTGGTGTGACTTTATTTACCACCAGTCGAccttgaaagaaagaaaatcttatCTCATATCttgacttttgtgtgtgtgtgcattagtcTCCCATTCTTTTACTGTTTATCTCACTACTGATAGTCACCTGTGAAACACTTTGAGGTGCTTGATTAGTTTAAGAGAGTTCATTTCTCAGTTTACTGTGTATTTTTctactgtaaatgtttaatgtcttgatctctctctctctctctgttaggGCTTTCCGTCCTGTTCCTACTTCTTCCAGCCTCAGCTATCAATCAGGAGAGCAGTGGACACACCCACGTTACAGCAGGGAACATTCCTCCAACAGACCGCAGCCCCTGACCAACCTGCACGCCTTAAGTTAGTCTTTTATTCCCTGTAGTCCCACcctttgttctgttgtgtttttagataTAAGTCCACTGaatgtatttgtgtctgtctcagGCTGTATGTTCCAGAGttcgcctcctctctctccgtctccgtGGCGAACTGTTTATCGGGGGACGGAGTAGACGGTGGAAACTGTTCTCTGGTCCTCAGGCTCGGCTCCGTCTCTCTGCAGCATGGCCCGGTAACAGTGAACTGCTCAGGGACTGGCTGCTCTGCATCTCTTTCCAACCCACCTTGGGACGCCTGGTTACGAGTTGTCGTGGAAAGCAACCAAGACAACCGTACCGTGACCTTTAGTGTTGTCTCAAACTACACAGGTGAACACCGAAACCCTTTCGAGTGCAAGTTTCAGACTTTGTATCTCTGATCTaatctatctgtgtgtgtgtgtgtgtttgtctaccTCAGTGGGCTGTAAGCCAAAAAGTGTGGGTCTCAGGGCAGACGATGATCTAAACAAGCTCCGTGGCAACAGCAGCTATATTAACTCAACACTGGCAGGCAACAGCACAGTGGTTACAGACACCGTCGCCTCTAGCAAGGAGTCAGTATCACTGTTGACACCGTTGTTGGCGTCAGCGTGTGTGTGGAGCATCCCTGTGCTGCACGAGGAGGTGGATGTTCTGTCTGTCCGCTTCACTCCCGTTAACGGGCCCAACGTCAGCGTTACAGATACAAACCCCACACTGCTCACCTACCCTCTGCCCACACAAGCCACCGGTGGTACACTCAACCTACAGCTCACACTCAACACAGTGAGTACCACCGACGTACCACACAcgctcacatacagtatgataaAGTTATCGAGAAACTGTctttgacttgtgtgtgtgtgtgtgtgtgtgtgtgtgtgtgtgtgtgtgtgtagactaaTATAACCCTGGggaacagcagcagtgtggtggcctgtctctctccctgggTGCCAGTCCTCGAACTCAACCACTCTCAACCTTGTCGCACAGGTAACACAGCCAGGAACGATTTGTACACATTGACACGGAGGAGGTGATTTATTAAACACCGGGAAATGACTAGCGTAGCTGAATTTATCAGGCAACGCCAAGATAGATTATCAAAAATGTAGATATGGAAATAGCGATGGTGTTCTGCTTAGTGCTTCCTGGTctagtgttataaaaattagggttacacagttagttggatgttttaacttatacaatgtttgttcctatttattacatgtccttTGGGCACTttcctttattgctgttttcctgagactggcagggtaaggtaaagttcaggtgaATGTATAAACAGAGGGATTCCAGAACAGGggcaggtcagagaggtgacatctagattggtgatatactggctactcattaggggatatgttgaagtaagctgtttaaatgcattatatgcaaattgactgttaacaatttacaggggttgagacagcccatctttaggaaaatgtataagaaccaactgtcagagctcctcagggagcctttttctctgtaacccctttagtgtgttgcactgtgaaacgctcttcttgtacaagaacaataaattcaacttaaactttgatgctttgaatccgatcctccttatttaagggtttttctttaaaattcccgtaacatcTAGTTTCCAATTTCACTATTACCCAGAAATGATCAGAGGCGTATGTATGAGGAAATAGGTGTTATTTCGAAGAAGTATGAAATCTTAGACACAAAAGCgcaagaaaaaaatctaactgAAATTTGATGCTCTTGTATCAGATGTGCATTAATCAGATCTCTTGGAATTGAACTGATTTCACTGGCGTCTTCTCCTTAACTCCATAACCAAGCCGAAAACTTCACTTaacatcttatttatttatttatttatttatttatggtctATCTGCAGCTTTGTTCGGAGGATATGGTGTTCACGTGAATGCCAGTGTTCCTAAAACTGTCATCAGGCTGCCTTTCCCTCACTCAACAACATGGTACCTCACTCTACAGCTCACATGCAACGGGTAAGCATGCAAATGTTTCATGCAAAGCTGCGGGATGtcacacacttgtgtgtgtatacttaCGACATTGTTCTCAGTTTGGAGTTTGATGAGATATTGCTGTcttgttcattgttttgtgtgtttgttttttcttgcagCAGTGACTGTGGTAATACATCACTGGTGTCTGTTGTCCCGGAGGTGTTTGTCAGTGCCTGTGTAGAGGACTGTGGGACATACGGAGAATGTAGACTACTGAGATCCTACAGCTATCTGTATGCTGCCTGTGTCTGCAAGGCTGGTAtgactctctctcacacacacacacacacacacacccacacacacacacaaaggtacTTTGCTTTGACTTAAATAACGAAATAAATATCTATCTTTACTCATACTAAAATGAAGTGTCCTTTCAGTCCTTGTAATTCTTGtcattgtgtgcgtgtgtgcaggtTGGAACGGTTGGGGCTGCACCGATGATTCGACAGCTCAGTCGTACCGTCGCCAGTTGACGGCAACCATGCTGCTCACGTTCAGTAACCTGTCCTTCCTGCCTGCCATCGTGGTGGCCATCAGACGCTGGTACATCACCGAGGCCTCCGTCTACCTCTTCACAATGTTCTTCTCCACGGTAACGCACACACTCGTATGGACACAAATGGACTTGTGCACACACGTGGGAATACTTTGCCTGACATAATTCCAAGAAATCACAGCGAGGATCTCTTCCTCGGTTACACTGTTCGAACACTCGGGAGCTGAAACTAAACAAACGCATGTTTGCTTGGGTCATCGCACTTTTCAATGAGACAACAAGGAGAAGGATGATGTCAAGGAAAACCTGCCACAATTTTTAGGCAGAAAACTATTTTATACTAATTACTATTTTATACTCATTTTATACTAAACTATTTTTATACCTAATTCCTAATATACTGTCAGGTAATATACACAATATGTGTTTTATACCTAATTCTATGTAACACAAAGAAGTGCAAAGTAGCTAcgtgatgcaaaaaaaataaaaataaaaatgaaataatactaTCATATTTATCAATATTAATTTGAGCGGTGGATGCATTAACTGTCTCGTTTCATCTATTTCAAGATACAAGACTTCATCTTGCTCTTTTACAACCAGGTGTGGCAGCAAAAATGCCGACTAGTGTCTGTTTACCATCTGTTGCTATTTATAGAGTCGTTAGGTAGAGCCTCGATTGCAGATGACTGCAGTAAGAATCCAGACCAAATTAATCACACATGGATACATGCATGCCATCCATGACCATGcgttttttacatttctgtcataAGCAGATTTTGAGGAAAAAGTTCTACATGTGGCAGATTGGTCACCATAGAAAcgtctgtgtgtacgtgtgcagaAGCAGAGCACACAATGTGAGAGTTAATTCCTACTTCAGCCGGCGCTTTTGTtgcattaaagtgtttttttttttttcatattctagTTCTACCATGCATGTGACCAGCCTGGCATAGCTGTAATGTGTATAATGGAATACGATGCCCTACAATACTGTGACTTCCTGGGCTCAATCTGTTCCATCTGGGTCACCATCCTGTGCATGGCTCGCATCAGAGACACATTCAAATATGTAAGCTGCTGATTACTGCCTTTATTTCTCATATACTTTCATCACACTTTAAGTGCTACAGGTTGGTTAATAcggtctttgtgtgtgtgtgtgtagactctGTTTATGTTCGGGACTCTTCTGATAGCCATGTCAATGCAGCTGGACCGCAAAGGTCTCTGGAACCTACTTGGACCCGTCCTCTGTGCCATACTGATCATGGTCACTACCTGGGTAAGAGCCACGCCACGATACTACAGAGAGTCTGAACAACATCTGAGGGTTGATGAAACTCTGTGCAGTCACACTTTGCTGAGGTTTGCTGAATCCACATCTGTTTTGTTGACAGGTGTACCGAGGGGTGCGGCGGCGACATTGTTACCCGCCTTCTTGGAAACGCTGGGTGTTCTACCTGATTCCCGGCGCACTCTGCGCCCTGATCGGGGTATGCTTGTACATTTTTGCCGAGACGGAGggcaactactactacacacactcactgtggcACATCCTGGTGGCCACCTGCGTTGTGTTCCTGCTGCCGCCcaaagagaaggaaagggagACGGAGGGCTGGAGCAggggctggagctggagctggaactggagctggagctggagaccACGGGTTTGTGGGTACACGCTCTGTCAGAGCAGCAAGGACGAACTCTACACTGTTACATAGGCGGGCCGGAGAAAGGAAAGCAACTAGACGTTGATTGTTACACAACACTACAATCATTCATGTAAGGtaataagacaaaaaacaagcaCAGGGTGTCTGCTCATGTTCAAAACTGACACTTTAAAGTTGATTAATTTGTTGAATAAAGCATTAAAGTAGACCTATATTCTAATAGGTCTACcatgtttgaataaaaacttAAACACTTAGCTCACAGACATCCTGAAATACACAAATGACCCAAATCAAACCTGCTGAAACCTCCAAGGTGGTCTGTTGCACCAGCTTTCACCAACCTTCAGGTAGCATACCACCTCATGACCTCATGACCAGAAGTTTGTACATATTGTGtatgtacatattttattaGGTTAGAGCAttaatgtttgaaatatttataaaacGAGcactttgtggaacagttttaAATCTTTATAGCCAGCCTGTCAATGAGTCTGCTGATCAAATATAATGTTTATAGTTAATGTAAACACCACTCGTTCGTGTGCCgccttgtgttttcatttttttttccccccacggGCCTGggcaaaattttaaaaatgttttgatccATTTGAGGTGCGCTTGATTTTCATCTGCGTAATTGGACAAAACGACTCAGAGCCCACTTTCTGGCTTTGTTCAGGAACTTTCCATCATTTAagatgatcttcatcagcagaggAAATGAGCTTGTTATCTTTAAAACCCAGCAACGCcgaacacaaaagaaaaaacaaataatagatATCATTCCAAACCAGTAAACCGCTCTCCATGTCTTTCCATAATGTCAAACTCGGCTACTTTCTTCCATGTTTCTGTGCGACACCTTCTCAGCCACGAGCCAGCTGTAATTCAGGGGCTTTTCTTTGAGCGTACACGTGAACACGTGGACAAATCAAAGTGTAGTAGTTTGATACACATACAGTGCCTTctcattctttaaaaaaaatactgaacatgACAGGACGTTGTGTTCATGTACAGATATATATGCAGCTTGTAAACTGGATgactctgtcttttcttttcttgtctatTCTCTGCTCCCACTCTAAAATGGTACGTTCATTCTGAAGCACTTTTCTGATTAATAAGCTGATTCCACTGCGTAATGTACATAGCCcatatgtgtatgaatgggcACTTTATGAATGTATATTCAGACTACTGTGTCCAGTGCCTCCTCTTGCCTGAATCTTTCTGTGAATGAGTGCAGTCTATGTATtgtatgagtgtatgtgtgtgttg contains the following coding sequences:
- the pgap6 gene encoding post-GPI attachment to proteins factor 6, with translation MAFSFLRALLLVVLTARASADDGQVTFVSELSSKPAQKLSKYGWYGNVRLQRFNIPEDSAVARWLFSVTKGHNFNCGQHNVTIHIRWGAPPVINPIGSTFPNSTLWSPCLSLILPVTSHSSTTFNLSDPAPGDWYVAAHLPEDDGRIEQKGFPSCSYFFQPQLSIRRAVDTPTLQQGTFLQQTAAPDQPARLKLYVPEFASSLSVSVANCLSGDGVDGGNCSLVLRLGSVSLQHGPVTVNCSGTGCSASLSNPPWDAWLRVVVESNQDNRTVTFSVVSNYTVGCKPKSVGLRADDDLNKLRGNSSYINSTLAGNSTVVTDTVASSKESVSLLTPLLASACVWSIPVLHEEVDVLSVRFTPVNGPNVSVTDTNPTLLTYPLPTQATGGTLNLQLTLNTTNITLGNSSSVVACLSPWVPVLELNHSQPCRTALFGGYGVHVNASVPKTVIRLPFPHSTTWYLTLQLTCNGSDCGNTSLVSVVPEVFVSACVEDCGTYGECRLLRSYSYLYAACVCKAGWNGWGCTDDSTAQSYRRQLTATMLLTFSNLSFLPAIVVAIRRWYITEASVYLFTMFFSTFYHACDQPGIAVMCIMEYDALQYCDFLGSICSIWVTILCMARIRDTFKYTLFMFGTLLIAMSMQLDRKGLWNLLGPVLCAILIMVTTWVYRGVRRRHCYPPSWKRWVFYLIPGALCALIGVCLYIFAETEGNYYYTHSLWHILVATCVVFLLPPKEKERETEGWSRGWSWSWNWSWSWRPRVCGYTLCQSSKDELYTVT